The proteins below are encoded in one region of Cololabis saira isolate AMF1-May2022 chromosome 13, fColSai1.1, whole genome shotgun sequence:
- the LOC133457923 gene encoding uncharacterized protein LOC133457923, producing MAAPAPTASPLSCSVCEMFSYSSASFSEDGKCLKCSLFAGLEARLSQLEVRFGQLNHSPKASSANQAKLAADRPVAAERNRSPAAPEQPARQGSWVTVRRKTSLKGLTEHHHPLHVSNRFSPLSDTSVEKPTLVIGDSIVRHVKPTPETLVRCIPGARAGDIEANLKLLAKGNRKYGKVIINVGANDSRLRQSEVTRMNIVSVCNFAKTMSDSVGFSGPLPNLTSDDMFSRMLSLRRWLSQWCSENDVDFIDNWETFWGKPGLIRRDGIHPTRDGAALMSRNLANVIRHSP from the coding sequence atggccgctccggctcccaccgcttcacctctttcctgctcagtgtgtgaaatgtttagttattcctctgcctcctttagtgaagacggtaagtgcttaaagtgtagtttatttgcagggctggaggcgaggctcagtcagttagaggtccggttcggccaactaaaccatagtccgaaagcctcctcagctaaccaggctaagctagcggcggaccggcccgtagcagctgagcgtaaccgctcccctgcagctcccgagcagccggccaggcagggcagctgggtgacggttcggaggaagactagtcttaaagggctcacggaacaccaccacccgcttcatgtgtctaacagattttccccacttagcgacacatctgttgagaaaccgaccctggtgattggagactccatagtcagacatgtgaagccgactccagagaccttagttaggtgcatcccgggggccagagcgggcgacatagaagcaaatttgaagctactggcaaagggtaatcgtaaatatggtaaagttatcatcaatgtcggagctaatgactcccgtcttcgccagtcggaagtaaccagaatgaatattgtctcggtgtgtaacttcgccaagaccatgtcggactctgtaggtttttctggccccctccccaatctgaccagcgatgacatgtttagtcgcatgctctcgctccgccgctggttgtctcagtggtgttcagaaaacgacgtggactttattgacaactgggagacattctggggaaagcccggtctgattagaagggacggcattcatcccacccgggatggtgcagctcttatgtctagaaatctggccaatgttattagacactccccctga